A genomic region of Betaproteobacteria bacterium contains the following coding sequences:
- a CDS encoding DnaA regulatory inactivator Hda, translating to MKQLVLDLASPAEPTLDNFVAGPNAEALQAMRDLAAGARRDPVIYLFGPGGSGRTHLLRAV from the coding sequence ATGAAGCAGCTCGTACTGGACCTCGCTTCCCCGGCGGAGCCCACGCTCGACAATTTCGTCGCCGGTCCCAACGCCGAGGCGCTGCAGGCCATGCGCGACCTCGCGGCGGGGGCGCGCCGCGACCCGGTGATCTATCTCTTCGGACCCGGGGGCAGCGGGCGCACGCACCTCTTGCGGGCGGT